From Phosphitispora fastidiosa, one genomic window encodes:
- a CDS encoding flagellar hook-basal body protein: MLQALWSASSGMLAQQISMDNVANNVANVNTTGYKKNRTEFQDLLYSQVREPGIELRNGQVIGNGLQVGSGVRPAATLMMFDQGVLQQTDSPTDFSISGNGFFEVIMPDGSRAYTRDGEFKIDGDGYLVTSQGYIVNMEAEDGGLMTFTEGTGQVNIGSNGAIYQDRELFQLEAYTFTGDGALEKLESGLMRPTDESGEAMLLSEIEFEDEEELIDEEGNPIASAEKEVYQTYYQVILPDGETAYTAQNSFKIDEEGRLVTIDGGYPLEPEVFIDLEAGELPLQAGNVVSADSEGMVRIPTEMGRLSIVQFANPAGLEKTGSNLYIQTDNSGAAQQAADFKLSQGSLELSNVQVAEEMVNMMMAQRAYEMSSRSIKTADEMLGMANTLFRR, from the coding sequence TTGTTACAGGCACTGTGGTCAGCAAGCTCAGGCATGCTTGCTCAGCAGATATCAATGGACAATGTTGCCAACAATGTTGCCAATGTGAATACAACCGGTTACAAGAAAAACCGTACCGAATTCCAGGACCTTCTGTACTCTCAGGTTAGGGAACCGGGAATAGAATTGCGCAACGGTCAGGTTATCGGAAACGGGCTGCAGGTGGGTAGTGGTGTCAGGCCTGCCGCGACCCTGATGATGTTTGATCAGGGTGTGCTGCAGCAAACGGACAGTCCCACCGATTTTTCCATTTCCGGAAACGGTTTTTTTGAAGTAATCATGCCAGATGGGTCCCGGGCTTATACCCGGGATGGAGAATTCAAGATTGACGGGGACGGATACCTGGTTACCTCTCAGGGGTATATAGTCAACATGGAAGCTGAAGACGGCGGACTGATGACCTTTACAGAGGGAACCGGTCAAGTCAATATTGGGTCAAATGGGGCTATCTATCAGGACAGGGAGCTTTTTCAGCTGGAGGCTTATACCTTTACCGGAGACGGGGCGCTGGAAAAACTGGAGTCAGGATTGATGCGGCCTACTGATGAATCAGGTGAGGCAATGCTTCTATCTGAAATAGAATTTGAAGATGAGGAAGAACTCATTGATGAGGAAGGCAACCCGATAGCCTCTGCAGAGAAAGAAGTTTATCAGACCTATTATCAGGTAATTCTTCCAGACGGGGAAACGGCTTATACTGCCCAGAACAGTTTCAAAATAGATGAAGAGGGCAGGCTGGTAACCATAGACGGGGGGTATCCCCTGGAGCCTGAGGTTTTTATTGATTTGGAAGCCGGGGAACTTCCGCTGCAGGCAGGGAATGTTGTTTCTGCCGATAGTGAGGGAATGGTCAGAATCCCCACTGAGATGGGGAGGTTGAGCATTGTGCAGTTTGCCAACCCGGCAGGACTTGAAAAGACAGGTTCCAATCTATATATTCAGACTGATAATTCAGGCGCTGCCCAGCAGGCAGCTGATTTCAAACTGAGTCAGGGCTCTTTGGAGTTGTCAAATGTGCAGGTTGCCGAAGAAATGGTTAATATGATGATGGCCCAGAGGGC